A stretch of the Planktothricoides raciborskii GIHE-MW2 genome encodes the following:
- a CDS encoding filamentous hemagglutinin N-terminal domain-containing protein, with translation MANKIMEQGKNNFWITLGITLGTVCLGTLARIVPVRAQIAPDNSLPTEVSSPDNLNFTINGGATAGSNLFHSFREFSIPTNGQAFFNNATDIVNIFSRITGGNISQIDGLLRANGTANLFLINPAGIIFGANAQLNIGGSFIGTTASSILFENKLSFDSTSADTPALLSINVPIGLQFGQNPGKIVNQASAANSDGNITGLEVQPGESLALIGGDITIDCGGLNAPGGRIELGGLAGEGTIGLTVNNQEIRLSFPENSSLANINLANDSRVAVRGQGGGEITVNANNLTATGGGRLTAGTEGAGDAGNIIVNANNINLSGVGNSESSSGFYNSALPESSGNAGKIIVNSNSLSLTDEAEIRSDTFGAGTSSEIQINTDSFLLSNGATVLSSSSSSGNVGNISVQATDLVSLLNASITTSPSSEATGNAGNIEIQANNISIDRSDITSFSSKQGNAGNISLTANDRISVTGQNFGESLISTTVLAEGVGKGGNINISANNFSMDSGGLISAEISGQGDGGNISIQTGESVSLSGGLISTGSVGQGVGSGGDISIDTGILSLTNNSNILAGTSGQGDSGNISIRATDEIILTDESRIASSVGTTGNGNGGDISINTGSLSLTNQSSLFAPTFGNGNAGNISIRASDKITLTDESKIASSVGTTGNGKGGDIQINTGSLSLTNSFLSADTFGQGNAGNISIYATDEITLTDSRMYSSVAPTTVGNGGKIAIKTGYFYLQNSFLSADTFGQGNAGNISIEANDAVAIANSQIFTNVQSTAIGNAGDISIATGSLSLTDESGLFSNTNAPGNAGNISIRTIDGMTLTESYISSGVENTAIGNGGDISIETASLSLTDSSGLFSNTNAQGNAGNISINATEGITITNSGISSDVGNTGNGKGGEIQIQSAFLNMSNLGFIFAGTAGQGDSGNISVEVQHGILLDNTSLINTSISPEGVGQGGNIELSGRSLLLNNSSAIAASVLGTDNDIPGGQGAGGTIRINMTDSVILSGVNTEGIPSDIVTGTAQGATGRGGDILINTSQLQLLDGAVITAETQNNSDGGNITVNTNRLAGFDGGKIASSSSSGGNAGTITLNVADQIIFSGIDQNFAERETRLLAELGWTVGSAVGNSGVFANTSKASTGNGGTININTGELLLYDQAQITVSSDGIGPAGNLTIAAESLRLDRAVLSAETAAGNQGNIWLNSREVFLKNNSQITTNATGEATGGNININTGVLAALENSDISANAQQAQGGRVIIDAAGIFGTEFRDFSTFQSDITATSELGPQFSGTVEISTELDVTSGLVQNPVLPDITGLVAGGCRDYRGSSFIVTGRGGKPPSPDEPLIPESLAVLGWVELPNREQGTGNREQARGNIPRSLITVPRSLFATEVVEATGYAIGQNGEVILTANQGNFSRFLPIFMPPVCPVGNQ, from the coding sequence TTGGCCAATAAAATCATGGAACAGGGCAAGAATAATTTTTGGATCACCCTAGGAATTACTCTGGGTACAGTTTGTTTAGGCACCCTCGCCAGAATTGTCCCAGTTCGGGCACAAATTGCCCCGGATAATAGCCTGCCTACAGAAGTTTCCAGCCCAGATAATCTCAACTTTACCATTAATGGCGGCGCCACCGCAGGCAGCAATTTATTCCATAGCTTTCGGGAATTTTCGATTCCCACCAACGGCCAAGCATTCTTTAACAACGCCACAGATATTGTCAATATATTCAGCCGCATTACGGGCGGGAATATTTCCCAAATTGACGGGTTACTGCGAGCCAATGGAACGGCTAATTTATTTTTAATCAATCCCGCAGGGATTATCTTTGGGGCAAATGCCCAACTAAATATTGGCGGTTCGTTTATCGGGACGACAGCAAGCAGTATTTTATTTGAAAATAAACTATCTTTTGATAGTACCTCTGCCGATACTCCAGCGTTACTCAGTATTAATGTCCCTATTGGGTTACAATTTGGCCAAAATCCGGGCAAGATTGTGAATCAAGCATCGGCAGCTAATAGCGATGGAAATATCACCGGGTTAGAAGTACAACCGGGTGAAAGCTTGGCTTTAATTGGCGGTGATATTACGATTGATTGCGGGGGATTAAATGCCCCTGGTGGTCGCATTGAACTAGGAGGATTAGCCGGTGAAGGAACTATCGGATTAACCGTGAATAACCAGGAAATTCGCCTCAGTTTTCCAGAGAATAGTTCACTGGCTAATATTAATTTAGCCAACGATAGCAGAGTCGCGGTGCGGGGACAAGGGGGCGGAGAAATTACCGTCAATGCGAATAATTTGACTGCTACAGGTGGGGGGCGTTTGACCGCCGGAACTGAAGGGGCTGGGGATGCCGGAAATATTATTGTCAATGCCAATAATATTAATTTATCCGGGGTAGGAAATAGCGAATCATCCAGTGGTTTCTACAACAGTGCCTTACCGGAAAGCTCTGGGAATGCGGGTAAGATTATTGTTAATAGTAACTCCCTGTCACTCACTGATGAGGCGGAAATCCGTTCGGATACTTTTGGGGCGGGCACCTCTAGTGAAATTCAGATTAATACTGACTCATTTTTGCTGTCTAATGGGGCAACCGTATTATCGTCAAGTTCAAGCTCAGGAAACGTGGGCAATATTTCAGTCCAAGCTACAGATTTGGTTTCCTTACTGAATGCCAGTATTACTACCAGCCCATCAAGTGAAGCAACAGGCAATGCTGGTAATATTGAGATTCAAGCAAATAATATTTCAATCGATCGCAGTGATATTACCAGTTTCTCCTCCAAACAAGGTAATGCCGGAAATATATCACTCACCGCTAATGACAGAATTTCTGTGACTGGACAGAATTTTGGGGAGAGTTTGATTTCTACTACTGTGCTTGCTGAAGGAGTCGGGAAAGGTGGCAATATCAATATTTCTGCCAATAATTTTTCAATGGATAGTGGTGGGCTAATTTCAGCCGAAATTTCGGGACAAGGGGATGGAGGGAATATCTCAATTCAGACTGGTGAAAGTGTCAGTTTGTCTGGGGGTCTTATTTCCACTGGTTCTGTTGGGCAAGGGGTAGGATCGGGGGGTGACATTTCTATTGATACGGGTATTCTTTCTTTGACTAATAATAGTAATATTCTCGCCGGTACTTCCGGGCAAGGAGATTCGGGAAATATATCAATTCGCGCTACTGATGAGATTATACTAACGGATGAAAGCAGAATTGCTAGTAGCGTAGGAACGACTGGTAATGGGAATGGTGGTGATATTTCTATTAATACTGGTTCTCTGTCTTTAACAAATCAGTCTTCTTTGTTTGCTCCCACCTTTGGTAATGGAAATGCCGGGAATATCTCAATTCGCGCTAGTGATAAAATTACACTCACCGATGAAAGCAAGATTGCTAGTAGTGTGGGAACGACGGGTAATGGTAAGGGAGGTGATATTCAGATTAATACTGGTTCTCTGTCTTTGACAAACTCTTTCTTATCCGCTGATACTTTCGGGCAAGGAAATGCGGGGAATATATCGATTTATGCTACTGATGAGATTACACTGACGGATAGCAGAATGTACAGCAGTGTGGCTCCGACAACAGTGGGAAATGGTGGCAAAATTGCGATTAAAACAGGTTATTTTTATTTACAAAACTCTTTCTTATCCGCTGATACTTTCGGGCAAGGAAATGCGGGGAATATATCGATTGAGGCGAATGATGCGGTGGCGATCGCGAATAGTCAGATTTTCACAAATGTACAAAGCACCGCAATTGGTAATGCTGGCGATATTTCCATTGCAACTGGTTCTCTATCTTTAACTGATGAGAGTGGACTGTTTAGTAATACTAACGCACCAGGAAATGCAGGCAATATATCAATTCGCACTATCGATGGGATGACTCTCACAGAGAGCTACATTTCTAGTGGTGTAGAAAACACAGCAATTGGTAATGGTGGCGATATTTCCATTGAAACTGCTTCTCTATCTTTAACTGATAGCAGTGGATTGTTTAGTAATACTAACGCACAAGGAAATGCAGGCAATATATCAATTAACGCTACCGAGGGGATTACAATCACGAATAGCGGTATTTCTAGCGATGTGGGAAATACCGGGAATGGTAAGGGAGGTGAGATTCAGATTCAATCTGCATTTTTAAATATGAGCAATTTAGGTTTTATTTTTGCCGGAACCGCAGGGCAAGGAGATAGCGGAAATATCTCGGTTGAGGTTCAGCATGGGATTTTATTAGATAATACCAGTTTAATTAATACTTCCATATCTCCTGAAGGAGTGGGTCAGGGAGGCAATATTGAGCTTTCAGGGCGATCGCTTTTACTCAACAATAGTTCAGCGATTGCCGCGTCGGTTTTGGGAACTGATAATGACATTCCTGGTGGCCAAGGAGCGGGAGGAACCATTCGGATTAATATGACTGATTCGGTCATTTTGTCTGGGGTAAATACGGAAGGCATACCTAGCGATATTGTCACTGGAACTGCACAAGGTGCGACGGGTCGAGGGGGTGATATTTTGATTAATACTTCACAGCTACAACTCCTCGATGGTGCGGTCATCACTGCGGAAACGCAAAACAATAGTGATGGTGGAAATATTACGGTTAACACCAACCGATTGGCAGGTTTTGATGGGGGTAAAATTGCTTCCAGTAGCAGTAGTGGTGGTAATGCAGGCACGATTACTCTCAATGTTGCTGACCAAATCATTTTTTCTGGAATTGACCAGAATTTTGCCGAACGGGAAACAAGATTATTAGCTGAATTGGGCTGGACTGTGGGCTCGGCGGTTGGCAACAGTGGCGTATTTGCTAATACTTCTAAAGCATCTACCGGAAATGGTGGCACAATTAATATTAATACTGGAGAATTATTGCTTTATGACCAAGCTCAAATTACCGTCAGTAGTGATGGCATTGGCCCTGCTGGTAATTTAACCATTGCGGCGGAATCTTTACGTTTAGACCGTGCGGTGCTGAGTGCGGAAACTGCCGCAGGAAATCAAGGCAATATCTGGCTCAATTCCAGAGAGGTATTTCTCAAGAATAATAGTCAGATTACGACTAATGCCACAGGAGAGGCAACTGGGGGGAATATTAATATTAATACCGGGGTTTTAGCCGCTTTGGAAAATAGTGATATTAGCGCGAATGCTCAACAAGCCCAAGGCGGTCGGGTGATTATCGATGCTGCGGGGATTTTTGGCACTGAGTTTCGCGATTTTTCAACCTTTCAAAGTGATATTACTGCTACTTCTGAACTTGGCCCTCAATTTAGTGGCACCGTAGAAATTAGTACGGAACTTGATGTGACTTCGGGATTAGTTCAAAACCCGGTTTTGCCAGATATTACCGGATTGGTGGCAGGGGGTTGTCGCGACTATCGAGGTAGTAGCTTTATCGTTACAGGACGGGGTGGCAAACCGCCTTCTCCCGATGAACCCTTAATCCCTGAATCTTTGGCGGTGCTTGGTTGGGTGGAGTTGCCGAATAGGGAACAGGGAACAGGGAACAGGGAACAGGCAAGAGGCAATATTCCCCGTTCCCTGATAACCGTTCCCCGTTCCCTTTTTGCAACTGAAGTTGTGGAAGCAACAGGATATGCGATCGGGCAAAATGGTGAGGTGATTTTAACCGCAAATCAGGGGAATTTTAGCCGGTTTCTTCCCATATTTATGCCTCCAGTTTGTCCGGTGGGCAATCAATAA
- a CDS encoding CHAT domain-containing protein encodes MLKILKNTQVILKIFAAGLIMGLPLFTELGKPAIASFNPANFKPANFNLANARRAKHSDRKLSVVTNRCLPECFAATSRSPDLLTEGKAFYQAGQFADAVRVLAEAAEIYASEGDVFKQAVTLSNISLAYQQLGQWELANLAIAQSLDILAQFEAKNQEFSRIKAQVLEIYGAQQLQQGNPETALSIWQESEKIYSQIGDELGQIRSQINQAQAQQSLGLYRQSLNTLAQVKATLENQPDTLVKAVALRSLGETLRVLGDLPEAQKCLEESLKIARQFRSATDMEAALLNLGNTARFLSLRLEDLAARKVAASSAEINQLKEQAAQEIAIALNAYQEVAKSSDSANRRMQAQLNILQLFIETNQVNLAETLAEEIQESINDLSPSRESVYAYINYSQSLAKLSQKQNQNSPREIFRAKLLATATQMARDLQDKRAESLALGNLGKLYETGKQWADAKSITEQALMLAQVTNSPEIIYQWQWQLGRILKGKNEREGAIAAYGEAVNTLQGLRRDLVALNQDDQFSFRDRVELVYREFVDLLLSETTPSQKPSQKNMQTARQTIEGLQLAELDNFFRDACLDAQPKQIDQIDPKAAVIYPIILPDRLEIILSLPDQTLRHHSQKISQAQIERMLDYFQDDVSNRRKINSDLFLADAQKLYDWLIRPFANDLETNHIETLVFVLDSGLRNIPMAVLHDGEKYLIEKYAIALTPGLQMLRSQGLQTRKLQALTAGLSAAREGFSALENVEAEIQEINRKLPAQSLLNEQFTKTQLKTLIDLVPFPVVHIATHGQFGSVAEDTFILTWNEQINSKELGNILQPTDPTARGAIELLVLSACETATGDRRAGLGLAGVAVRSEARSTVATLWQVNDQSSAALMMRFYQELAQGNVSKGEALRRAQVSILRDSLRDSPASRTTGNRPEYAHPYFWAAYVLVGNWL; translated from the coding sequence ATGCTGAAAATTCTGAAAAATACACAGGTTATTTTAAAAATATTCGCGGCTGGTTTGATCATGGGGTTGCCTTTATTTACTGAATTAGGCAAACCCGCGATCGCCTCTTTTAATCCAGCAAATTTTAAGCCAGCAAATTTTAATCTAGCAAATGCAAGAAGGGCAAAGCATTCGGATCGTAAATTATCTGTTGTCACCAATAGATGCTTGCCCGAATGCTTCGCCGCTACCAGTCGATCTCCTGATTTGCTAACAGAAGGCAAGGCATTTTATCAAGCGGGGCAGTTTGCTGATGCCGTGAGAGTTTTAGCTGAAGCTGCGGAAATTTATGCCAGTGAAGGAGATGTCTTCAAACAGGCCGTAACCCTCAGCAATATATCTTTAGCTTATCAGCAGCTTGGACAATGGGAACTGGCGAATTTAGCCATTGCTCAGAGTTTAGATATTTTAGCACAGTTTGAAGCAAAAAATCAAGAATTTTCCAGGATTAAAGCCCAAGTTTTGGAGATTTATGGAGCGCAGCAGTTACAACAAGGCAACCCGGAAACAGCCCTGAGTATTTGGCAAGAGTCAGAGAAAATATATAGCCAAATTGGGGATGAACTTGGCCAAATTCGCAGCCAAATTAATCAAGCCCAAGCCCAACAATCTCTAGGGCTTTATCGGCAATCTCTAAATACTTTAGCCCAGGTAAAAGCTACCCTGGAAAATCAACCGGATACTCTGGTTAAAGCGGTTGCCCTGCGATCGCTCGGTGAAACTCTGCGGGTGTTGGGAGATTTGCCAGAGGCGCAAAAATGCTTAGAAGAAAGTTTAAAAATTGCTCGACAATTCCGGTCGGCTACGGATATGGAAGCGGCGTTACTGAATTTAGGAAATACTGCCCGGTTTTTGTCTCTGAGGCTGGAAGATTTAGCCGCCAGAAAAGTTGCCGCATCAAGCGCCGAAATAAATCAACTTAAAGAACAAGCAGCACAGGAAATAGCCATAGCCTTGAATGCTTATCAAGAAGTGGCGAAAAGCAGCGATTCAGCGAATCGGCGAATGCAGGCACAACTGAATATATTACAGCTTTTCATCGAAACTAATCAAGTAAATTTGGCTGAAACGCTGGCTGAGGAGATTCAGGAAAGTATTAATGATTTAAGCCCCTCCCGTGAGTCGGTTTATGCCTATATTAATTATAGTCAAAGTTTAGCAAAATTAAGTCAAAAACAAAATCAAAATAGCCCGCGAGAAATTTTCCGGGCTAAGTTGCTGGCAACGGCTACACAAATGGCCAGAGATTTACAAGATAAACGGGCTGAATCATTAGCTTTGGGTAATTTAGGCAAGTTATATGAAACAGGGAAACAATGGGCGGATGCGAAATCAATTACGGAACAAGCTTTAATGCTGGCGCAAGTGACGAATTCCCCAGAAATTATCTATCAGTGGCAATGGCAGTTAGGACGAATTTTAAAGGGTAAAAATGAACGGGAAGGCGCGATCGCCGCTTATGGGGAAGCGGTGAATACTTTGCAAGGGTTACGCCGAGATTTAGTCGCCCTTAATCAAGATGATCAGTTTTCTTTCCGCGATCGCGTGGAGTTAGTTTATCGAGAATTTGTCGATTTATTACTATCAGAAACAACGCCGAGTCAGAAGCCGAGTCAAAAAAATATGCAAACAGCCCGCCAGACTATTGAAGGGTTACAGTTAGCAGAGTTAGATAATTTTTTCCGGGATGCTTGTTTGGATGCCCAACCGAAGCAAATCGATCAAATTGACCCCAAGGCGGCAGTAATTTATCCAATTATTTTGCCCGATCGCCTAGAAATTATTCTCTCTTTACCGGATCAAACCCTACGTCACCACAGCCAGAAAATTTCTCAAGCCCAAATTGAAAGAATGCTGGATTATTTCCAGGATGATGTTTCTAATCGGCGGAAAATTAATAGCGATCTCTTCTTAGCCGATGCCCAAAAACTCTATGATTGGTTAATTCGCCCCTTTGCCAACGATCTAGAAACCAACCATATTGAAACTTTAGTATTTGTCCTCGATAGCGGGTTGCGGAATATCCCGATGGCGGTGCTCCACGATGGAGAAAAATATCTGATTGAAAAATATGCGATCGCCCTCACTCCCGGTTTACAAATGTTGCGTTCCCAAGGGTTACAAACCCGAAAACTTCAAGCCTTAACTGCCGGACTCAGTGCAGCGAGAGAGGGATTTTCGGCTTTAGAGAATGTCGAGGCCGAAATCCAAGAAATTAATCGAAAATTACCGGCACAATCTTTGTTAAATGAACAATTTACCAAAACCCAGCTAAAAACTCTGATTGATTTGGTGCCATTTCCGGTGGTACATATTGCCACTCATGGACAGTTTGGTTCCGTGGCAGAAGACACATTTATTCTCACCTGGAATGAGCAAATTAATAGTAAAGAATTAGGCAATATCTTGCAACCCACAGACCCGACCGCTAGAGGTGCGATCGAATTACTGGTACTGAGTGCTTGCGAAACCGCCACGGGCGATCGCCGCGCTGGGTTAGGATTGGCAGGAGTAGCAGTCCGGTCAGAAGCCCGCAGTACCGTTGCGACCTTATGGCAAGTCAACGATCAATCTTCTGCGGCTTTGATGATGCGCTTTTACCAGGAACTCGCCCAAGGCAATGTCAGCAAAGGCGAAGCTTTGCGGCGAGCCCAAGTGAGTATTTTGCGCGATTCCCTGCGGGATAGCCCCGCTTCACGCACCACCGGCAATCGTCCTGAATACGCCCATCCCTATTTTTGGGCTGCTTATGTACTGGTTGGTAATTGGTTATAA